A region of Lycium barbarum isolate Lr01 chromosome 1, ASM1917538v2, whole genome shotgun sequence DNA encodes the following proteins:
- the LOC132626815 gene encoding probable LRR receptor-like serine/threonine-protein kinase RKF3 yields the protein MSVVLYTLLFLHISFPCYYATYTSSSPLSTLLRQQPQPGENSSSSSRSPCPLDFDAFRRKFESTRRHSLNISNQCHYIRQGLRLVQSDYLRRTNSFFPPINTTKSCKNSYQSLVNHFIPNFNISRSCSIDTSCISLHCMNITTRSEFESKLSPRALSNIISSCNRSLENYPSCDNCTRSLYEVMASPSVAKVSDCLVYVFNYAAAFANHFGPTNKGTAKCLFASHVHTAATSSKGKKNNSTDIIVIAVGSTLVFILGVSGCCWFLWRRRRNKLSCKRTSARSESNLASRFDLMRGSATLVSFTFDEIKAATKNFSNEHIIGRGGYGNVYKGVLPGGSEVALKRFKNCSAGGHSDFIHELEVIASVRHVNLLGLRGYCTATSPLEGHQRIIVCDLVKNGSLYDHLFGLRCNRLSWPIRQKIAIGTARGLAYLHYGAQPAIIHRDIKANNILLDENFEPKVADFGLAKFNPEGMTHLSTRVAGTMGYVAPEYALYGQLTERSDVYSFGVVLLELLSGKKALIAVNDGKPTLMTDWAWSVVKEGKPLDVVEDNIPDLAHPEILEKYVMVAVLCSHPQLYARPMMDQVVKMLEADMPIPNIPERPIPFIADLDDIERPGSSNGSGNMSISTSLTLGR from the coding sequence ATGTCTGTAGTTCTATATACTTTACTCTTTCTGCACATATCATTTCCTTGTTACTATGCTACCTATACATCATCATCCCCCCTGAGTACTCTCCTCCGGCAACAACCTCAACCGGGTGAAAactcctcctcttcttctagaTCTCCATGTCCTCTTGATTTTGATGCCTTCCGTAGGAAGTTTGAGAGTACCAGACGTCATAGTTTGAATATCAGCAACCAGTGCCATTATATCAGACAAGGCCTCCGTCTAGTCCAATCGGACTACCTCCGTCGGACCAACTCCTTTTTTCCTCCCATTAACACAACCAAGTCTTGCAAGAACTCCTATCAATCTCTAGTCAACCACTTCATCCCTAACTTCAACATTAGCCGTTCCTGTAGCATCGACACCTCttgtatttctctgcattgtatGAATATCACCACGCGCTCTGAGTTTGAGTCTAAACTGTCTCCGCGCGCCCTATCCAATATCATCTCTTCTTGTAACCGTTCTCTTGAGAATTATCCCTCCTGCGACAACTGCACCAGAAGCCTCTACGAGGTAATGGCTAGCCCTTCCGTCGCCAAAGTCTCCGATTGTTTAGTCTACGTGTTTAATTACGCTGCTGCCTTCGCCAATCATTTTGGGCCCACTAATAAGGGTACTGCAAAATGCTTGTTTGCTTCCCACGTTCATACAGCAGCTACTTCCAGCAAAGGTAAGAAGAATAATTCTACCGACATCATTGTGATAGCGGTAGGAAGTACATTGGTTTTTATTCTAGGTGTGTCTGGTTGTTGCTGGTTTTTGTGGCGGAGGAGGAGAAACAAGTTGAGTTGCAAGCGGACAAGTGCCAGAAGCGAAAGTAATTTGGCTTCCCGTTTTGATTTAATGAGAGGAAGCGCTACTCTTGTTAGTTTTACTTTTGATGAAATCAAAGCTGCCACCAAAAATTTCTCAAATGAGCATATTATTGGGAGAGGAGGGTATGGGAATGTGTACAAGGGTGTCTTGCCAGGTGGATCTGAGGTTGCCTTGAAGAGGTTCAAGAATTGTTCAGCTGGTGGACATTCGGATTTTATTCATGAATTGGAGGTAATTGCCAGTGTTAGGCATGTGAATTTGCTAGGCTTGAGGGGCTATTGCACGGCCACATCCCCTTTAGAGGGTCACCAGAGGATAATTGTTTGTGATTTGGTGAAAAATGGGAGTCTATATGATCATTTATTTGGGTTGAGATGCAACAGATTGAGTTGGCCTATTAGGCAGAAAATTGCAATTGGCACGGCTAGAGGCTTGGCTTACTTGCATTATGGGGCACAACCGGCTATTATTCATAGGGATATAAAAGCTAATAATATACTTTTAGATGAGAATTTTGAGCCTAAGGTTGCGGATTTTGGATTGGCAAAGTTTAACCCTGAGGGGATGACCCACCTGAGCACTCGTGTAGCAGGGACGATGGGATACGTAGCGCCTGAATATGCATTGTATGGTCAATTGACAGAAAGGAGCGATGTGTACAGCTTTGGAGTCGTGCTTCTTGAGCTTTTGAGCGGGAAGAAAGCGCTTATAGCAGTTAATGATGGAAAGCCAACGCTCATGACAGATTGGGCATGGTCAGTGGTTAAAGAAGGGAAACCATTAGATGTTGTAGAGGACAATATTCCAGATTTGGCTCATCCAGAAATTTTGGAGAAGTATGTTATGGTAGCTGTTCTTTGTTCTCACCCGCAATTGTATGCTAGGCCAATGATGGATCAAGTCGTAAAGATGTTGGAGGCTGACATGCCAATTCCAAATATACCAGAGAGGCCAATTCCTTTCATTGCTGATCTTGATGATATTGAGAGACCGGGTAGCAGTAATGGCTCAGGTAATATGTCCATATCCACAAGTTTAACCCTTGGAAGATGA
- the LOC132608273 gene encoding receptor-like cytosolic serine/threonine-protein kinase RBK2, which produces MDNEKVSGSPDTVLEDFLRVAVSESDSSKASTSDLEVAKNQRGASRWAGFFELFRAKSKRYLAKDPLNSLKLSSKRFSSSMREFVGIVKNPIVDDDLSYFKPQWRNFTLSELQAATNSFHQENLIGKGGYAEVYKGCLRNGTFVAIKQLTKGPQDERTGDFLSELGIMAHVNHPNTAKLIGYAVEGGLFLVLELSPNGSLANMFQMSKQKLDWKIRYKVAIGIAEGLQYLHEGGQRRIIHRDIKAANILLTKDFEPQICDFGLAKWLPERWTHLTISKFEGTFGYLAPEFLMHGIVDEKTDVFAFGVLILELITGRRALDFSQQSLVIWAKPLLKKNKIRELVDPLLADDYNLLQMNLMVLAASLCIHQSSIRRPRLSQVLQLLKGNRGSLDIIRRCRKSSHWTRHYEELFSAEECKMTRGLSMREQIPIEV; this is translated from the exons ATGGACAACGAAAAGGTAAGCGGTTCTCCTGACACTGTTTTGGAGGATTTTTTAAGGGTTGCAGTGTCAGAATCAGACTCTTCAAAAGCCAGCACTTCAGACTTGGAAGTTGCAAAGAATCAGAGAGGTGCTTCAAGATGGGCTGGATTTTTCGAGCTATTTCGAGCGAAATCGAAGAGATACTTGGCTAAAGATCCTCTAAATTCTCTTAAACTATCTAGTAAAAGATTTAGCAGCAGCATGAGAGAGTTTGTTGGGATTGTGAAAAATCCCATTGTTGATGATGATTTGAGTTACTTCAAGCCTCAGTGGAGGAATTTCACCCTCTCTGAGCTACAGGCTGCAACAAACAGTTTCCACCAAG AAAACTTGATAGGAAAGGGTGGTTATGCGGAAGTTTACAAAGGATGTTTAAGAAATGGAACATTTGTTGCGATTAAGCAGCTAACAAAGGGACCTCAAGATGAGAGAACAGGGGATTTTTTATCGGAGCTTGGGATAATGGCTCATGTCAACCATCCAAACACTGCTAAGTTGATTGGTTATGCAGTTGAAGGTGGactctttcttgttcttgaacTTTCTCCTAATGGAAGCTTGGCCAATATGTTTCAGA TGTCAAAGCAGAAACTAGACTGGAAAATCAGGTATAAGGTAGCTATAGGAATAGCTGAAGGACTTCAATATCTTCATGAGGGTGGTCAAAGAAGAATTATCCACAGAGATATTAAGGCTGCAAATATATTACTTACAAAGGACTTTGAGCCTCAG ATTTGTGATTTTGGCCTTGCAAAATGGTTGCCAGAGCGATGGACTCACCTCACTATATCCAAGTTTGAAGGCACATTTGG CTACCTTGCTCCGGAGTTCTTAATGCATGGCATAGTTGATGAAAAAACGGATGTTTTTGCTTTCGGAGTGCTAATCTTGGAACTTATCACTGGACGCCGAGCTCTTGATTTCTCACAGCAAAGCCTTGTCATATGG GCCAAACCCCTGCTGAAGAAGAACAAAATTAGAGAGCTTGTTGATCCTTTACTTGCTGATGACTACAACTTATTACAGATGAACCTCATGGTCTTGGCTGCTTCTTTGTGTATACATCAATCTTCCATCAGACGTCCACGGTTAAGTCAG GTTCTGCAGCTTCTTAAAGGCAACCGTGGCAGCCTAGATATTATCAGGAGATGCCGAAAATCATCCCATTGGACGAGGCACTATGAAGAACTCTTTAGTGCAGAAGAATGCAAAATGACCAGAGGTTTAAGTATGCGGGAACAAATACCAATTGAAGTCTGA